In Myxocyprinus asiaticus isolate MX2 ecotype Aquarium Trade chromosome 16, UBuf_Myxa_2, whole genome shotgun sequence, a single window of DNA contains:
- the rnf115a gene encoding E3 ubiquitin-protein ligase RNF115 yields the protein MAEAAAVSPHRFFCHCCKGEVSPKLPEFICPRCDSGFIEEVTEDSSLLDSSSNSLDDTASQFAELWQLLFVERPFSMDLDSPDAERVLGGGGGSGSLGVGSFGGSVPGGLGGPLGSPLGGGEHWGSRPRLHSQRRYRSRGSSRPDRSPAVEGIVQQFLAGLFANSGVPGSPPLSWTGMLHSNPGDYAWGQGGLDAVITQLLSQFENTGPPPADKEKISSLPTVNITQKHAECNMECPVCKEDYKVGEPVRQLPCNHIFHSECIVPWLEMHDTCPVCRKSLNGDDSSTQSTSEPSSRNTDPRTPERWSF from the exons ATGGCGGAGGCTGCGGCGGTCTCTCCGCATCGCTTCTTCTGTCACTGTTGTAAGGGTGAAGTGAGCCCTAAACTCCCG GAGTTTATCTGTCCCAGATGTGACTCAGGCTTCATTGAGGAGGTTACAGAAGACTCCAG TCTTCTGGACAGTAGTTCAAATAGCCTTGATGACACAGCTTCACAGTTTGCTGAG CTATGGCAGCTGTTGTTTGTGGAGAGGCCGTTTAGTATGGATCTAGACAGTCCTGATGCCGAGCGAGTCCTTGGAGGTGGTGGTGGTTCTGGGAGTCTTGGAGTAGGGTCATTTGGCGGTTCTGTCCCAGGTGGGCTTGGTGGACCCCTAGGGAGCCCTTTAGGTGGAGGAGAACACTGGGGTTCTCGTCCTCGCCTGCACAGTCAGAGGAGGTACCGATCCAGAGGAAGCAGTCGACCAGATCGCTCTCCTGCTGTTGAGGG AATAGTACAGCAGTTTCTAGCTGGCCTTTTCGCTAATTCAGGAGTACCAGGCTCTCCTCCACTATCATG gacTGGCATGCTGCACTCAAACCCTGGGGACTACGCCTGGGGACAGGGAGGTCTGGATGCAGTTATCACACAG TTACTGAGTCAGTTTGAGAACACAGGTCCCCCTCCTGCTGACAAAGAGAAAATCTCCTCCCTCCCCACAGTTAACATCACTCAGAAACATGCTG AATGCAATATGGAATGCCCTGTATGTAAAGAAGACTACAAGGTTGGCGAACCAGTCAGGCAGCTACCCTGTAACCACATTTTCCATAGCGAATGCATCGTGCCCTGGCTTGAAATG CACGACACGTGTCCTGTGTGCAGGAAGAGTCTGAACGGGGACGATAGTAGTACTCAATCCACATCAGAGCCTTCTTCCCGAAATACTGATCCTCGCACACCAGAGAGATGGTCCTTCTGA